In Alicyclobacillus acidocaldarius subsp. acidocaldarius DSM 446, a single window of DNA contains:
- a CDS encoding spore germination protein produces the protein MSKGNETISIKALEAVRQISEQLGPCPDLRIQSVTPDHRVVMVVCWLDGLVDDVRLQEAILAMSRQLAHTRRRRFSSLPVVPGVATHMLGNVSEATKALLNGCAVVCWDGMDRAQAWHLVQWPARSIDRPENEPTLNGPQEAFVESLNLNLALLRKRLKTPELKVETYDLGIASQTTVVILYHKAIAKEALVHELRRRLEGVRVDYVADINQIREFVNDPRFSLFPTSEETERPERVIAALMEGRVGLLVDGSPMCMLVPVTFAMNLSSPEDYYMHYTLALPLRLLRHLMFWASVLLPALYVALLTYNQDLIPTPLLMSVAAQHSGIPFPTVLEALGMMVAFEALREAGTRLPRAVGQSVSIVGTLVIGDAAVRAGLVSPGMVIIVSATGVASFTLPALGLVQAARLLQFPFVIAASFFGLYGVLMLGLAVVGRLASLRSFGVPYLSPVAPNVLGDMKDVVIRAPWWMMRTRPRQFEPRRRQRWGLSRPRTRRRRH, from the coding sequence ATGTCCAAAGGAAACGAGACGATCTCCATCAAAGCCCTTGAAGCAGTTCGCCAGATTTCAGAACAACTGGGTCCATGTCCAGACCTACGCATACAGTCCGTGACGCCGGATCATCGAGTGGTGATGGTGGTTTGTTGGCTGGATGGCCTGGTGGATGATGTTCGCCTGCAGGAAGCCATCTTGGCCATGAGTCGACAGCTCGCCCACACTCGTAGAAGACGGTTTTCCTCGTTGCCAGTGGTGCCTGGGGTTGCTACGCATATGCTCGGAAACGTTTCCGAAGCGACAAAGGCGCTCCTCAATGGCTGTGCCGTCGTATGTTGGGACGGCATGGATCGTGCGCAGGCGTGGCATCTCGTACAATGGCCGGCCCGGTCGATCGATCGGCCGGAAAATGAGCCCACGCTGAATGGTCCGCAGGAAGCCTTTGTTGAGAGTTTGAATCTGAATCTCGCTCTTTTGCGGAAACGGTTGAAGACGCCCGAACTGAAGGTGGAGACCTACGACTTGGGTATCGCGTCGCAGACCACAGTCGTCATCTTGTATCACAAAGCGATTGCCAAAGAAGCCCTTGTGCATGAGCTCCGTAGGAGATTAGAAGGCGTAAGGGTGGATTATGTTGCCGATATCAATCAGATTCGTGAGTTTGTCAATGATCCGCGATTTTCGCTCTTTCCGACGTCAGAAGAGACAGAGCGCCCTGAACGTGTGATCGCAGCGCTGATGGAGGGGCGGGTAGGGCTTCTTGTCGACGGTTCCCCCATGTGCATGTTGGTACCCGTGACGTTTGCCATGAATCTCAGTTCTCCGGAAGACTATTATATGCATTACACCCTGGCGTTGCCTCTGCGTCTTCTTCGACATCTGATGTTCTGGGCCTCGGTGTTGCTGCCCGCACTCTATGTGGCACTTCTCACATACAACCAGGACTTGATTCCCACCCCCCTACTCATGAGTGTCGCGGCTCAGCACTCAGGCATTCCGTTTCCGACTGTCTTGGAAGCGTTGGGAATGATGGTCGCGTTTGAAGCCTTGCGTGAAGCAGGTACTCGGCTGCCACGCGCAGTGGGACAATCGGTCAGTATTGTGGGCACCTTGGTGATTGGAGATGCAGCTGTGAGAGCGGGACTTGTATCTCCTGGCATGGTGATCATTGTGTCAGCGACCGGTGTTGCGTCCTTCACATTGCCTGCTCTCGGCCTGGTGCAGGCGGCAAGACTGCTTCAGTTCCCGTTCGTCATCGCAGCGAGCTTTTTTGGTTTGTATGGGGTTCTGATGTTGGGCTTAGCAGTGGTCGGACGACTCGCATCGTTACGTTCCTTCGGAGTGCCGTATCTGTCTCCTGTCGCGCCAAACGTCCTTGGGGATATGAAGGACGTCGTGATTCGGGCGCCTTGGTGGATGATGCGTACCCGACCACGGCAGTTTGAACCGCGGCGCAGACAGCGATGGGGATTGTCCCGCCCGAGAACGAGGAGGCGTCGGCATTGA
- a CDS encoding Ger(x)C family spore germination protein: MLDRWRNERQGLTLGTMLLLVAGMVTACDYNDVDHLYISTGIGIDKVTDGIRVSVDIINPEASQSAQSDVGGSENQGPDRVVSAEGQTFEMAFSRIQSQLAHSLYLPHTAVVVFSKGAIASDLNNLVDALERNRQLRRSQLWVITPGNAEDILTTRRTVHQPTALVIRDLVDEASRRYTCLASDELHVVKRMLSPSSAASIAEVNRDREGNPTLSGMVLITSQGDMRRVSQAQILDASWMLGRTFDVRELVRLPSGASQSPATVTVHWLRTSTRFKLIRATPTPVIQVIWRGTGEIERWTVPTTITSQEFDLLEQAIQRDVEQRLLRAWKISTTSDIDAYGVQTLIDGVASHDIQNHRNSTDAWKRTTWVFDIRPQILHTELVSQTPLGSNSNHS; this comes from the coding sequence ATGTTGGACCGTTGGCGCAACGAGCGTCAAGGTTTGACACTTGGCACGATGCTCCTCTTGGTGGCTGGGATGGTGACTGCGTGTGACTATAACGATGTGGACCATCTCTACATCTCGACGGGGATCGGCATCGACAAGGTGACCGATGGGATACGTGTTTCCGTCGATATTATCAATCCGGAAGCTTCACAGTCGGCGCAATCCGACGTCGGTGGAAGCGAAAATCAAGGGCCGGATCGTGTCGTCTCGGCTGAAGGGCAGACGTTCGAGATGGCGTTTTCCCGGATTCAAAGCCAGTTGGCGCACTCGTTGTATTTGCCCCATACAGCCGTTGTGGTGTTTTCAAAAGGTGCCATCGCGTCCGATCTCAACAATCTGGTGGATGCGTTGGAGCGAAATCGGCAGTTGCGCCGTAGTCAGCTGTGGGTGATCACGCCAGGGAACGCCGAAGATATCTTGACAACTCGACGGACGGTCCATCAACCGACGGCGTTAGTGATACGCGACCTGGTGGATGAAGCCTCTCGACGCTACACATGTCTTGCGAGTGATGAGTTGCATGTTGTGAAACGCATGTTATCGCCTTCCTCCGCAGCGTCCATCGCAGAAGTAAATCGTGATCGCGAAGGCAATCCTACGTTATCGGGAATGGTGCTAATCACGTCTCAAGGGGATATGCGTCGAGTATCTCAAGCACAAATTCTAGATGCTAGTTGGATGCTGGGACGGACTTTTGATGTAAGGGAATTGGTGAGATTGCCGTCCGGTGCGAGTCAGTCTCCAGCCACCGTGACCGTTCACTGGTTGCGAACGTCCACCCGGTTCAAGCTGATTCGCGCAACGCCTACACCTGTCATTCAGGTGATCTGGCGAGGAACGGGCGAAATCGAACGATGGACGGTGCCAACGACCATCACATCGCAGGAGTTCGACCTATTGGAACAAGCCATACAACGTGATGTCGAACAGCGTCTGCTGCGTGCATGGAAGATATCCACGACTTCCGACATCGATGCGTACGGCGTTCAGACACTCATCGACGGAGTGGCTTCACACGATATACAGAATCACCGAAATTCAACAGACGCATGGAAGCGGACAACGTGGGTGTTCGACATCAGGCCACAAATTTTGCATACCGAGCTCGTATCACAGACGCCGTTGGGTTCAAATTCCAATCATTCATGA
- a CDS encoding GerAB/ArcD/ProY family transporter: MVQISRYQVILMLVWTILGTGIVTMPGTIAQFTVRDAWVAGFGLCIGGGLCALIAGVHVRWFPDQTLTQVAMHALGPVGGELFALWYVMYGVVTLATIGRELSTFVMISVLPNTPEFFISSVAFAVSAYLTYLGIEVVGRVNEFIVPLAVIVVPLLFGLSVRSFEWQPFRPVLSSGWLPIWQASVVPAFAYGLEFSVALQWIPALRTPRTLPIDIVIASTVSASVLVLLVTLTVGVLGEPVRYLTYPVLEVVRSIRQGKFVERLDTLYVMGVVITQALKLSAFQLATCEAIKDMCHSKEAKWTVIPCTLLIWSVANFMFHNLFDVTEFILRAVPAYFLFTVVICPVLIYMTAWWRIQRGKRALGHR; this comes from the coding sequence ATGGTTCAAATTTCACGTTACCAAGTTATCTTAATGCTTGTTTGGACCATATTGGGCACTGGGATTGTGACGATGCCCGGGACCATTGCACAATTTACGGTTCGAGATGCTTGGGTGGCTGGATTTGGGTTGTGTATCGGGGGAGGGCTTTGTGCGCTGATCGCAGGCGTACACGTGCGATGGTTTCCCGACCAAACGTTGACGCAGGTTGCCATGCATGCGTTAGGACCCGTCGGCGGAGAGCTATTCGCCCTTTGGTACGTGATGTATGGCGTGGTGACCTTGGCGACGATCGGGCGTGAGTTGAGCACGTTTGTGATGATCTCGGTTTTGCCGAATACACCTGAATTTTTTATCAGTTCCGTGGCTTTTGCCGTGTCTGCGTACCTCACCTATTTGGGCATCGAGGTCGTCGGGCGGGTCAACGAGTTCATCGTTCCTCTCGCGGTCATTGTGGTTCCTCTGCTGTTCGGTTTAAGTGTTCGATCGTTTGAATGGCAACCCTTCCGTCCGGTTTTGAGTTCCGGATGGCTTCCGATCTGGCAGGCGAGTGTCGTGCCCGCATTCGCCTATGGCTTGGAATTTTCAGTGGCCTTGCAGTGGATTCCTGCCTTGAGGACACCGCGCACATTGCCGATCGACATCGTGATCGCGAGCACCGTCAGTGCGTCCGTCTTGGTTCTCCTCGTGACACTGACGGTCGGAGTCCTGGGTGAACCTGTTCGTTACCTTACTTATCCAGTCCTCGAGGTTGTGCGCTCCATTCGGCAAGGAAAATTCGTAGAGCGTTTGGATACCTTGTATGTCATGGGGGTGGTGATCACGCAGGCTTTAAAATTGTCGGCCTTTCAGTTGGCCACTTGCGAGGCCATCAAGGACATGTGTCATTCCAAGGAGGCAAAATGGACAGTCATTCCATGCACCTTATTGATTTGGTCTGTGGCGAATTTCATGTTTCACAACTTGTTCGATGTGACAGAGTTCATTCTGCGTGCTGTCCCTGCGTATTTCTTGTTCACCGTCGTCATCTGTCCCGTGCTCATCTATATGACCGCATGGTGGCGAATTCAGCGCGGGAAGAGAGCCCTCGGCCATAGGTAG
- a CDS encoding tetratricopeptide repeat protein produces the protein MRLVFSNIRFKSLRATQPKTNPAFMREPASGELSALHQAASSPALRTDPLQAIDRQRNAYSPLERALLDFLHEAERAKEQGRWHDALHFLDSADALCTTYCLDAWKSHIAMHRGIAMTRLEQWSSAIEVLLPLVVHPPFRDDPSASYEILHCLAICTHQMGQLKLTETFLRFILHMLDRSDVRWVHTHLNLAGTYELMGEHEKAFQHYVHAAESARRLGNTHLEAWALIGLSATQLEQGSTQDVECMLNHAAKLAESLHDAILDYAIQHNRFMLKRVRQDFENFLHMYSTLVERVPNDEYRAKLWEEKILYDIMIHDWPQAESDLGEALQLPLTTPIRAQLLRLAGKCYLQQQQWDRAEFYLWRAVEALRACGSVEVYAVIRQLQWLRVRQHGEEGKGR, from the coding sequence ATGCGTTTGGTTTTTTCGAACATCCGGTTCAAATCACTTCGGGCAACTCAACCTAAAACAAACCCCGCGTTCATGCGTGAGCCGGCTTCAGGAGAACTTTCTGCCCTTCATCAAGCTGCCTCATCCCCAGCACTTAGAACCGACCCCCTCCAAGCCATCGACCGGCAGAGAAACGCGTACAGCCCGCTTGAGAGAGCCCTCCTGGATTTCCTCCATGAAGCGGAACGCGCAAAAGAGCAAGGGCGATGGCACGACGCACTTCATTTTTTGGATTCGGCGGACGCACTGTGTACCACCTATTGCCTAGATGCTTGGAAATCCCACATTGCAATGCATCGCGGGATCGCCATGACACGCCTTGAACAATGGTCTTCCGCCATCGAGGTGCTCCTCCCCCTCGTCGTGCATCCTCCTTTTCGTGACGACCCGTCGGCATCTTACGAAATTCTGCATTGTCTCGCCATCTGCACGCATCAGATGGGCCAATTGAAATTAACAGAAACGTTTCTTCGGTTCATCCTGCACATGCTGGACCGTTCGGATGTCCGTTGGGTACATACGCATCTGAATTTGGCAGGCACGTATGAACTCATGGGAGAACACGAAAAAGCGTTCCAACATTACGTTCATGCTGCGGAATCCGCGCGACGTCTCGGAAATACGCATCTGGAAGCCTGGGCGCTCATTGGGCTATCCGCGACCCAATTGGAACAAGGAAGTACACAGGACGTTGAATGCATGCTGAACCATGCGGCAAAACTTGCGGAATCTCTCCATGATGCGATCCTCGACTACGCCATTCAACACAACCGGTTCATGTTGAAACGAGTGCGTCAAGACTTTGAGAATTTTTTACACATGTACTCCACACTTGTCGAAAGAGTGCCTAACGATGAATACAGAGCTAAACTATGGGAGGAGAAAATTTTATACGACATCATGATTCACGACTGGCCTCAGGCCGAGTCCGACCTTGGTGAAGCCTTACAACTCCCGCTCACGACGCCAATTCGTGCTCAACTTCTTCGGTTGGCTGGCAAATGTTATCTGCAACAGCAACAATGGGACCGGGCAGAGTTCTATCTTTGGCGTGCGGTCGAAGCATTACGCGCCTGCGGCAGTGTGGAAGTCTACGCTGTCATTCGTCAACTTCAGTGGCTCCGTGTGCGCCAACATGGTGAAGAAGGGAAAGGGAGGTGA
- a CDS encoding EAL domain-containing protein translates to MLRTNVLEFVYQPIVDHARGEVCAHEALSRPRFRGHGISPDVWFRAAVACNRALEVDQLVVSLSVQSMQFAWMKAPSTLLFVNVTPSSLMETVFVEQLERVFQAGLCRPEQLVLEIVEYVSYDVTRLFPMIQFIRSLGVQIALDDVGTGSSTLTAVLTLEPDWVKVDRTWIEGISRTPAKQRSLSQLVQMMGSGDRIIAEGVETSEDLRTVRGLGVPMSQGYYWSPPLSVDQIQGVIQEIERRRREFVKLAEERSWSDPMVISKSREIDRLVTLYHRWGAETADA, encoded by the coding sequence GTGCTACGTACAAACGTTCTCGAGTTTGTCTATCAACCGATTGTGGATCATGCTCGTGGGGAGGTCTGCGCCCACGAGGCATTGAGTCGCCCTCGATTTCGTGGACATGGGATTTCACCCGATGTGTGGTTTCGCGCAGCGGTTGCGTGCAATCGCGCTTTGGAAGTGGACCAACTCGTGGTGAGTCTCAGCGTCCAATCCATGCAGTTTGCATGGATGAAAGCCCCTTCGACCCTCTTGTTTGTGAATGTAACCCCGAGCAGTTTGATGGAAACTGTGTTTGTCGAGCAGTTAGAGAGGGTGTTTCAGGCCGGCCTGTGCCGACCCGAACAGTTGGTGCTCGAGATCGTCGAGTACGTTTCCTATGACGTGACGCGCTTGTTCCCAATGATTCAGTTCATCCGCTCCCTCGGTGTTCAGATTGCGCTGGATGACGTCGGGACCGGTTCAAGTACCTTGACCGCGGTCTTGACGTTGGAGCCGGATTGGGTCAAAGTCGACCGAACATGGATTGAAGGGATTTCGAGAACGCCAGCGAAGCAAAGGAGCTTGTCCCAGCTCGTTCAGATGATGGGATCTGGCGATCGGATCATTGCAGAGGGTGTCGAAACGTCTGAGGACTTGCGGACGGTTCGTGGCCTCGGTGTCCCCATGAGCCAAGGCTACTACTGGTCTCCGCCGCTGTCGGTCGACCAGATACAAGGTGTCATCCAAGAAATCGAACGCAGGCGACGTGAATTCGTAAAACTTGCAGAAGAACGTTCATGGTCCGATCCGATGGTGATTTCGAAGAGCCGGGAAATCGACCGATTGGTCACGTTATACCACCGATGGGGGGCCGAAACTGCGGATGCCTAG
- a CDS encoding FapA family protein — protein MEVASVSAGTPIAIWEPGIPAVPGRDVFGHEVVPPKHPKPPELGPGVIRVHDHVIAARSGRVVFSKERIDVVPELVIDRDLSSKDGIIDFDGDVLVFGSVLDGCVVQATGNVRISGNVFHATVRGERGVWVRGAIVGSHVMAGSQLVYDEFGRRLKQSIDSFLKCKSEY, from the coding sequence ATGGAGGTTGCGTCGGTTTCAGCCGGCACGCCGATTGCCATTTGGGAACCGGGTATTCCGGCGGTCCCTGGTCGTGATGTCTTTGGGCACGAAGTAGTGCCGCCGAAGCATCCGAAGCCTCCCGAGCTCGGACCAGGTGTGATTCGCGTGCACGATCACGTCATTGCCGCGCGGAGCGGCCGAGTGGTCTTCTCGAAAGAACGCATCGATGTCGTTCCCGAACTGGTCATTGACCGAGATCTCTCGAGTAAGGACGGGATCATCGATTTCGATGGAGACGTTCTCGTGTTCGGTTCCGTGTTGGACGGGTGTGTGGTGCAAGCGACCGGGAACGTGCGGATCTCGGGGAATGTGTTTCACGCAACCGTCCGCGGGGAACGAGGAGTTTGGGTTCGAGGCGCCATTGTCGGATCGCATGTGATGGCGGGTTCGCAGCTTGTGTATGACGAGTTTGGTCGCAGATTGAAGCAGAGTATCGATTCGTTTCTGAAATGCAAATCGGAATACTAG
- a CDS encoding FapA family protein: protein MWISLGSDAPPNNILSSRRGDEGMSFREFLKKIVFKDWNDVINITSPFKGRNIELDSKQEHNYSPVNGTVCVKDGRIEVCDPKHYGSYPTIVVPDDPYIKVTVNGEPVTGQVVVSESHDIQVELIGKEPYVTYECIVSEDELSVSVKATIVPGFKLRLRDCAPSETLVLSVEKEFYSPEETSPITILKLLSDHGYEGTVDHEAIQRICKYESTEEVVLRGIKPRGSGGFTCKFVRIPVETDPILQTKRCGRVSIGTILGMVERGIGDIPGRNVYGKEIPVDPQEFTLSLGAGVIHVNNHLVAARDGRVFLTKDRIDVVRELVVEQDITDSEDEIVFDGNVVVQGSVEKGASIKATGLVTIYGSVRQSTIMGDRGVIVLGEVNKSKVFAGYQVLLYRNLLSIIERTLGELDRFRSEYLTLIQHALKRADAAEIIPKIPSILFSKRHVELIRLLTVFVKEYAEVALIDNHYRLMKELIESKWLS from the coding sequence TTGTGGATTTCACTCGGTTCAGACGCTCCTCCCAACAATATCCTGTCATCGAGGCGGGGCGATGAGGGTATGAGTTTTAGGGAGTTTCTGAAGAAAATTGTTTTCAAGGATTGGAATGATGTAATCAATATTACATCTCCGTTCAAGGGGAGAAATATAGAATTAGATTCTAAACAAGAACATAACTATTCTCCTGTTAATGGAACGGTTTGTGTGAAGGACGGTCGGATTGAAGTATGTGATCCCAAACACTATGGTTCCTATCCGACAATCGTTGTTCCAGATGATCCCTATATTAAGGTGACCGTGAATGGCGAACCGGTGACGGGTCAAGTTGTTGTGAGCGAGTCTCATGATATTCAAGTTGAACTTATAGGGAAAGAGCCGTATGTGACATATGAATGCATCGTCTCGGAGGACGAACTTAGCGTTTCCGTGAAAGCGACGATTGTTCCGGGATTTAAGCTGCGTTTGCGAGACTGTGCGCCTTCGGAAACACTTGTACTGAGTGTGGAGAAAGAGTTCTATTCGCCAGAGGAGACTTCGCCAATCACCATTTTAAAACTCCTTTCTGACCATGGTTATGAAGGAACGGTTGATCATGAAGCTATTCAACGGATTTGCAAATATGAATCAACAGAAGAAGTTGTGTTGAGAGGAATAAAACCCCGCGGAAGTGGTGGTTTCACATGCAAATTTGTGCGGATTCCAGTGGAGACGGATCCGATTTTACAAACCAAGCGGTGTGGCCGAGTTTCCATTGGCACCATCTTGGGCATGGTAGAGCGCGGGATCGGCGACATTCCAGGCAGAAATGTCTATGGGAAAGAAATTCCTGTCGATCCGCAAGAGTTCACGTTGTCGCTTGGTGCAGGTGTCATCCACGTAAACAATCATCTGGTGGCGGCGCGGGATGGACGGGTCTTTTTAACAAAGGACAGGATTGATGTAGTCCGTGAACTCGTTGTAGAACAGGACATCACTGACTCGGAGGATGAAATCGTTTTTGACGGGAATGTGGTTGTCCAAGGTTCTGTGGAGAAAGGTGCTTCTATCAAAGCGACGGGTTTGGTCACGATCTACGGGTCGGTGAGGCAGTCTACCATCATGGGGGATCGAGGGGTGATCGTGCTTGGGGAAGTGAACAAATCAAAGGTGTTTGCTGGATATCAAGTGCTGCTTTACAGAAACCTTCTGTCAATCATTGAACGCACACTGGGTGAGCTTGACCGATTTCGAAGTGAGTACTTGACATTGATTCAGCACGCACTCAAGCGTGCTGATGCAGCTGAGATAATACCAAAAATCCCGTCGATTCTTTTTTCCAAACGGCATGTTGAACTGATTCGTTTGCTCACTGTATTTGTAAAAGAATACGCGGAAGTGGCATTGATAGATAATCACTATCGCTTGATGAAGGAGTTGATTGAATCCAAATGGTTAAGTTAA
- a CDS encoding response regulator, whose protein sequence is MIKVLLIDDFDETLESLAIVYSLHHGVEIVGRAHNAEEAWNILSSREVDFISIDIQLGQEDGLNLCREILNKYPDKFVVLCSVEASDVVQSRAFEAGASYFLPKPIGLDDVRKVVDVYSNRNRRPPKDASADDLLRLLDLDR, encoded by the coding sequence ATGATCAAAGTGCTCTTGATCGATGATTTCGATGAGACTCTGGAATCATTAGCTATTGTATACAGTTTGCATCACGGTGTAGAAATTGTGGGGCGTGCGCATAATGCGGAGGAAGCGTGGAATATACTGTCTTCGCGCGAGGTAGACTTCATTTCTATAGATATTCAATTGGGGCAAGAAGACGGTTTGAATTTATGCCGCGAGATCCTGAATAAATATCCAGACAAGTTCGTGGTCTTGTGTTCGGTGGAGGCTTCAGACGTCGTTCAAAGCCGGGCCTTTGAAGCCGGTGCCTCCTATTTCCTCCCCAAACCCATTGGGCTCGATGATGTTCGAAAGGTGGTAGATGTCTATTCGAATCGAAATCGCAGACCACCGAAGGATGCGTCAGCGGATGATTTGTTGCGTCTTCTCGATTTAGATAGGTGA
- a CDS encoding sensor histidine kinase produces MDKAMLHVYDLRDQGIRMLEEERRRIARDLHDGPVQALTNISMKLEVLKHMLDSNPQIAKDQVDQLHRRVTEAVKEIRALIYDLRPLAVDEVGLIEATKALCSQFEKNWGISTSFVVQDGVTSAEITPAKQVALYRLIQEILNNIKKHARATTTVVEFLRDESDLIITVKDDGVGFDTNYVPPGHYGLIGMKERAEFLGGRLEIHSIIGQGSTFIIRIPMYTG; encoded by the coding sequence TTGGATAAAGCGATGTTGCATGTTTATGACTTAAGGGATCAAGGGATCCGTATGTTGGAGGAGGAACGCAGGAGAATTGCGAGAGATCTACATGATGGACCTGTTCAGGCGCTGACGAATATCAGTATGAAATTGGAAGTTTTGAAGCACATGTTGGATAGTAATCCGCAGATAGCGAAAGATCAAGTGGATCAGTTGCACCGACGGGTGACGGAAGCTGTGAAAGAAATTCGTGCGCTTATATATGACTTACGGCCTCTCGCTGTGGATGAAGTGGGCCTGATTGAAGCTACGAAAGCTCTATGTTCTCAGTTTGAAAAAAACTGGGGTATTTCTACTTCGTTCGTCGTACAAGACGGGGTGACTTCTGCAGAGATTACACCCGCCAAACAAGTAGCTCTGTATCGATTGATCCAGGAAATTCTAAACAACATCAAGAAGCATGCCAGAGCGACCACTACCGTAGTCGAGTTTTTACGTGATGAATCAGACCTTATCATCACAGTCAAGGATGACGGCGTGGGGTTTGATACTAATTATGTGCCCCCCGGTCATTACGGGCTCATTGGTATGAAAGAGCGGGCGGAATTTCTCGGTGGACGGTTGGAAATTCACTCGATTATTGGTCAAGGTAGTACATTTATTATTCGAATTCCGATGTATACTGGGTGA
- a CDS encoding HD domain-containing phosphohydrolase, translated as MKTNMNLRSAREFRAKGLLEAARFVLENLLNQSDRKWECKEGVIYNELGLLNYYMGNYRQAADCFASAVEHATTRDSWVLYNVNLAIAYRHLSEYDTCYRILNRLKQECTDEVRSITKGLLFANLSTIQGLNGFYADAITSILESFRLFGESGVHGNDVGLHNNLGIAYLELGQYGKAELHLKKSLELSGRKDLPVLSDIGRLYLMMGKITESIEYTKRALDLVWSSIINYEKEEIARLCHLLANITIRCGEVELAVRLNEKAQVMFGQLGMWRQWQDIEAEMNLWHENPPSWSDSSGLNGISLQEVHRFLLCLDALHSQELIHKKFARLLDLRAHYVRLMANELELSDRERNDLVLASRFADYGLTALETEVVMEPGRSEQAFEKYKLHPTLSVQMSQTLGLSDDVIRVIEDHHERFDGSGYPHRKVAYDIHHLARILAVVDAYCTGIILEDKRHDIVWNEIIHESGKRFDPRVVETFIRMHDIS; from the coding sequence GTGAAGACAAATATGAATTTGCGGTCAGCCAGAGAGTTCAGGGCAAAGGGTTTATTAGAAGCAGCACGCTTCGTTTTAGAGAACCTGCTAAATCAATCTGATAGGAAATGGGAATGTAAGGAGGGGGTGATATATAATGAATTAGGTCTTTTAAATTATTATATGGGTAATTACAGACAGGCTGCCGATTGTTTTGCATCTGCCGTTGAACATGCCACAACGCGTGATTCATGGGTGTTGTACAATGTGAATCTAGCTATTGCCTACCGTCATTTGTCAGAGTACGATACTTGTTACCGTATTTTAAATCGGTTGAAACAGGAGTGTACAGATGAAGTTAGATCCATCACGAAGGGTCTTTTGTTCGCTAACTTGTCAACAATTCAAGGTCTTAATGGTTTTTATGCGGATGCAATTACTAGTATACTCGAGAGCTTTAGATTGTTTGGTGAGTCAGGTGTTCACGGAAATGACGTTGGCCTGCATAACAACTTGGGAATCGCTTATCTGGAGTTAGGTCAATATGGAAAGGCAGAGCTCCATCTTAAGAAATCTCTGGAGTTAAGTGGTAGAAAAGACCTTCCGGTGTTATCTGATATCGGTAGGTTGTATCTAATGATGGGGAAAATAACTGAAAGCATTGAATATACCAAACGTGCCTTGGATCTGGTGTGGTCATCTATCATCAATTACGAGAAAGAAGAGATTGCCCGCCTATGCCATCTGCTCGCCAACATTACGATTCGTTGTGGAGAAGTGGAATTGGCCGTGCGCTTGAATGAAAAGGCGCAAGTGATGTTCGGACAACTCGGCATGTGGCGACAATGGCAGGATATCGAAGCTGAAATGAACCTGTGGCACGAAAATCCGCCATCATGGTCGGATTCGAGCGGGCTTAACGGAATTTCGTTACAAGAAGTGCATCGTTTCCTTCTGTGTCTGGACGCGTTGCATTCGCAGGAACTCATTCATAAGAAATTTGCAAGGCTGTTGGACTTGCGCGCGCATTATGTGCGACTCATGGCAAATGAATTGGAATTATCCGATCGTGAACGGAACGACTTGGTGTTAGCATCTAGGTTTGCTGATTACGGATTGACTGCATTGGAAACTGAAGTAGTCATGGAGCCTGGACGTTCCGAACAAGCATTCGAAAAATATAAACTACATCCCACTTTGAGCGTGCAGATGAGTCAAACTCTGGGTTTGTCGGATGACGTTATTCGGGTCATCGAAGATCACCATGAGCGGTTTGATGGTTCTGGATACCCGCACCGGAAAGTGGCATATGATATCCATCATCTGGCTCGCATCTTGGCTGTCGTAGATGCTTATTGCACCGGTATCATATTGGAAGACAAGAGGCATGATATCGTATGGAATGAGATCATTCATGAAAGCGGAAAACGATTTGATCCTCGAGTAGTTGAAACATTTATTCGTATGCACGACATAAGCTAG